A portion of the Lolium rigidum isolate FL_2022 chromosome 1, APGP_CSIRO_Lrig_0.1, whole genome shotgun sequence genome contains these proteins:
- the LOC124656732 gene encoding putative disease resistance protein RGA3 produces the protein MAEVGAMLASAVGKHIACKLGDLVKDEIALLWGFEEDVEGMREKMEDLEAVMHDADDRMRRGERDGKAVGRWLAKFKSVAYDVEDVLDELDANELINNTQSKVKLFFSGNNQLVQRATIAHDMKTVRGKIDQIVKEGQTLNLARHEARPEGSRNKETFAASRNIGMKNGMVGRDMEKEKIISLLLKSEANEDISIIPIIGLGGLGKSTLAESVLADQRVNVFDVNVWVHVSEQFNLHNIGSSIMKGINSSISLENCTLQFLHDNLQKELSTTRYLIVLDDLWEEDGQRLEELKRMLQYGCKGSKIIVTTRSKSVVQNLSTGFLANSRKICLVTEPDQINLGVLSPMECWEVMKQRALGPDDNESGLHEIGREIAARCGGIPLVANALGQVMFELRTVTAWEDIRDIKVDLGLREVHQNNTLERLMLSYYYMKMEFKMCFTYLAAFRKGFVVDARHLIQQWMALGYIHGYDDGERCINYLLGMSFLQLSRSPSVGPVQVHGKGPGELTMHDLVHELASIIIANELLLLDANGTKPKTWNKASFCRHAQLINYQNQPNILEDIPTKVRSLHFSNPRKLQLPQMAFSRSKYMRILDLSGCSAGVKSTPSNLNHSGSLVDGQSTSRNIVLPSSLHHSKLLRYLDATALPIKSIPKSFHTLQHMQTLILSQCSIESLPDNICSLQKLCHLDLSSNISLNELPVSLGKLSKLSFLNLLGCSILQELPESICEMTSLRHLDMSECIALRKLPDKFGSLPKLIFLNLSGCSKLTKLPDSVRLRSLEHLDLSNCHVLEYLPKDFGNLQNLGFLNLSGCYKVSLLPESFWQLIHLKFLDLSDCHDLRELPESFGNLFELEFLIVASCCKLKLLPESLCQLLKLRHLNLSYCLRLENLPSSIGDLKLELLDISGVNCKDLPDSIRDLTTLNQLLVSSAQEEMFDKACDIKKHLNLPGVIVHEVHQLENKGYSSIVELAQLTCHELTIVELQNVMNPKDAERAKLRDKSDLHSLHLAWGVQCENDKCVLERLIPPRTLEQFSIWDYMSKDFPNWMYDISSYLPSLTFLKLSGLGTCHNLPPVGLLANLRSLHMENIPNITKIGKEFYGEGGTCRKLRVIRLESMENLVEWWTTQSSEENEESLIPNLHTLDIGDCPKLKFLPYPPRSMFWLLDNSSMIWPKRGFGKLSSSTLPFKMVVQNCNFAPHKWDRLQHLPTLEIFEVYSCNGLRMFPDVIGCLTSLTRLHLRSLMDLEILPECLGNLTSLEHFIITNCPQVTSLPESMKNLTALTELWLKKCNGLYVLPEWLGQLESLQEFNIIDCPNLKRLPESIQSLTKLEELYIWGCPSLVGRCQWEDANMISRIPKVTLRR, from the exons GTCAAGCTATTCTTTTCGGGGAACAATCAACTCGTCCAAAGGGCGACAATAGCCCACGACATGAAGACCGTGAGGGGCAAAATAGACCAAATAGTAAAAGAGGGCCAGACACTGAATCTTGCTCGTCATGAAGCAAGGCCAGAAGGGAGCAGAAATAAGGAAACTTTTGCCGCTAGTAGGAACATAGGAATGAAAAATGGAATGGTGGGGAGGGATATGGAGAAGGAGAAAATTATTAGCCTGCTATTGAAAAGTGAAGCAAATGAGGATATCTCCATCATTCCAATTATTGGGCTTGGTGGTCTTGGGAAGTCAACATTAGCAGAATCAGTTTTGGCGGATCAAAGAGTAAATGTCTTTGATGTCAATGTGTGGGTTCATGTGTCCGAGCAGTTTAATTTGCACAACATTGGGAGTTCAATCATGAAAGGCATAAATAGCAGTATCAGTCTTGAGAACTGCACTTTGCAGTTTTTACATGATAATCTGCAAAAGGAGCTCTCCACTACAAGATACCTGATTGTTCTGGATGATCTCTGGGAAGAAGATGGACAAAGACTAGAAGAACTGAAGAGGATGTTACAATATGGTTGTAAAGGTAGCAAGATCATAGTAACTACCCGCAGCAAGAGCGTCGTGCAAAACCTTAGCACCGGGTTTCTTGCAAACAGTCGGAAAATATGCCTTGTTACTGAGCCTGACCAAATCAACTTGGGTGTTTTATCACCTATGGAATGTTGGGAAGTAATGAAGCAGAGGGCACTTGGACCTGATGATAACGAAAGCGGCTTGCATGAAATCGGAAGAGAAATTGCGGCGAGGTGTGGGGGGATACCACTTGTTGCAAATGCTCTAGGGCAAGTAATGTTCGAGCTAAGGACTGTCACAGCATGGGAAGATATAAGAGACATTAAAGTTGACTTGGGCTTGAGAGAAGTACATCAAAACAACACATTAGAGCGTCTAATGCTGAGTTATTACTACATGAAGATGGAATTCAAAATGTGTTTCACATATTTGGCTGCCTTCCGCAAGGGATTTGTTGTTGATGCACGCCATCTAATCCAACAGTGGATGGCTCTTGGATACATTCATGGATATGATGATGGTGAAAGATGTATAAACTACCTTCTAGGGATGTCCTTTCTTCAGTTATCAAGGTCACCATCG GTTGGTCCGGTTCAAGTGCATGGAAAAGGCCCTGGGGAGCTCACCATGCATGATTTGGTCCATGAACTTGCCTCAATAATTATTGCCAATGAATTGCTTCTTCTGGATGCAAATGGAACCAAACCAAAGACCTGGAACAAAGCAAGTTTTTGCCGACACGCACAATTGATAAACTACCAGAATCAACCGAACATTTTAGAAGATATACCAACCAAGGTTAGATCCCTCCATTTTAGCAATCCCAGGAAATTGCAACTTCCTCAAATGGCATTTTCTCGGTCCAAATACATGCGTATCTTAGACTTAAGTGGGTGTTCAGCTGGAGTAAAATCTACTCCAAGCAACTTGAACCATAGTGGATCTTTAGTTGATGGACAATCCACCTCAAGAAACATAGTTCTTCCATCTTCTCTTCATCACTCAAAGCTACTTAGGTACCTTGATGCCACtgccttgccaataaaatcaattCCAAAGTCTTTCCACACACTTCAGCACATGCAAACTTTAATTTTGTCCCAATGCTCTATTGAATCCTTGCCTGACAACATATGTAGCCTCCAGAAACTTTGTCACTTGGACCTATCTAGTAATATCAGCCTTAATGAGCTTCCTGTGTCACTGGGCAAGCTCTCTAAACTCTCTTTCCTCAACTTGTTGGGTTGTTCCATTCTCCAAGAGTTGCCGGAATCTATCTGCGAGATGACATCCTTACGTCACCTAGACATGTCAGAGTGTATTGCTCTTCGGAAGCTCCCTGATAAATTTGGCAGCCTTCCAAAACTCATATTCTTAAACTTGTCAGGTTGTTCCAAGCTAACCAAACTACCTGATAGTGTCAGACTTCGGTCCTTAGAGCATCTGGACTTATCAAATTGCCATGTGTTGGAATACCTCCCAAAAGATTTTGGCAACCTCCAAAATCTTGGTTTCTTGAATCTCTCTGGATGCTACAAGGTTTCATTGCTCCCAGAATCATTTTGGCAGCTTATTCATTTGAAATTCTTAGATCTTTCAGATTGCCATGACCTCAGGGAATTGCCTGAAAGTTTTGGcaacctttttgagcttgaatttTTGATCGTAGCAAGTTGTTGCAAGCTAAAACTATTGCCCGAGTCACTCTGCCAGTTGCTCAAGCTGAGGCATCTCAATTTGTCATATTGTCTGAGGCTTGAAAATCTTCCGTCCTCGATAGGTGACCTTAAGCTTGAATTATTGGACATCTCTGGTGTAAATTGTAAGGATTTACCAGATAGCATCCGTGACCTAACCACACTCAATCAACTTCTGGTCTCGTCAGCACAAGAAGAAATGTTTGACAAGGCATGTGACATCAAAAAGCATCTGAATTTGCCAGGGGTGATAGTACATGAGGTACATCAGCTCGAGAACAAAGGATATAGCAGTATTGTGGAGCTAGCGCAGTTGACCTGCCACGAGCTTACTATTGTAGAACTTCAAAATGTCATGAATCCTAAAGATGCGGAGAGAGCCAAGCTGCGTGATAAGTCAGATCTCCATAGTCTACATCTTGCATGGGGAGTCCAATGTGAGAACGATAAATGTGTGCTGGAGAGGCTTATACCGCCTCGAACTCTTGAACAATTTTCTATATGGGATTATATGAGCAAGGATTTCCCTAATTGGATGTATGACATTTCCTCCTACCTCCCTTCTCTCACATTCCTCAAGCTTTCTGGTTTAGGAACATGTCATAATCTTCCACCAGTTGGGCTACTGGCAAATTTAAGAAGCCTACACATGGAgaatattccaaacatcacaaaaATTGGCAAGGAATTTTATGGAGAAGGTGGAACTTGTAGGAAATTGAGAGTTATACGATTGGAGTCGATGGAGAATCTGGTGGAATGGTGGACAACACAGTCAAGTGAAGAAAATGAAGAGTCGTTGATCCCTAATTTGCATACTTTGGATATAGGAGACTGCCCCAAGTTGAAGTTCCTACCATATCCCCCGAGGAGTATGTTTTGGCTTTTGGATAATAGCAGCATGATTTGGCCAAAAAGGGGATTTGGGAAGCTTTCGTCTTCCACTCTTCCTTTTAAGATGGTAGTACAGAACTGCAATTTTGCTCCACACAAGTGGGATAGGCTTCAACACCTCCCCACACTGGAGATATTTGAAGTTTATTCCTGCAACGGATTGAGGATGTTTCCGGATGTCATTGGATGCTTAACATCTCTCACAAGACTACACCTGCGGTCTTTGATGGATCTGGAGATACTGCCAGAATGTTTGGGGAACCTCACTTCTCTAGAACACTTTATCATCACAAATTGTCCCCAAGTGACATCTCTGCCTGAAAGCATGAAGAACCTTACAGCTCTGACAGAACTGTGGCTGAAGAAGTGCAATGGCCTATATGTATTGCCAGAGTGGCTGGGCCAGCTCGAATCCCTACAGGAATTTAACATCATTGACTGTCCAAACCTGAAACGTTTGCCCGAAAGCATACAGAGCCTCACCAAGTTGGAGGAACTCTACATTTGGGGTTGTCCAAGTCTGGTTGGAAGGTGCCAGTGGGAGGATGCCAACATGATTTCTCGCATCCCGAAAGTCACATTGCGGAGATGA